A window from Alkalicoccobacillus plakortidis encodes these proteins:
- a CDS encoding Stp1/IreP family PP2C-type Ser/Thr phosphatase, whose translation MKNVLEYVFLSDVGQVRTHNEDSGGIYTTNAGLLAFVADGMGGHRAGDVASGMTSDLLKEAWELLENPLSAKDAEDWLRQQFSAINQAVHEYANSHEECQGMGTTLVAAICTDEYVAIGHIGDSRAYLRTDDTFSQKTSDHSLVEELRRTGQISEEEAENHPRKNVILRALGTEPSIKMDVLILPLEGSWDLLLCSDGLSDKLSLTDMQSILSSNDSVETVSKSFIQQANERGGEDNISIALGSISRSC comes from the coding sequence ATGAAAAACGTCCTTGAGTATGTTTTTTTATCAGATGTTGGACAAGTTCGAACCCATAATGAAGATTCTGGTGGAATCTATACAACAAATGCTGGATTGCTTGCATTTGTGGCTGATGGAATGGGTGGTCATCGAGCAGGGGATGTAGCAAGTGGCATGACCTCGGATTTATTAAAAGAAGCGTGGGAGCTACTTGAAAATCCGCTTTCTGCTAAAGATGCAGAAGATTGGCTGAGGCAGCAATTTTCAGCTATCAACCAGGCTGTTCATGAATACGCAAATAGTCATGAAGAGTGTCAAGGCATGGGTACAACACTTGTAGCGGCTATTTGTACCGATGAATATGTAGCCATTGGGCATATTGGTGATAGTCGTGCTTATTTACGTACAGATGACACTTTTTCTCAGAAGACGTCCGATCACTCGTTAGTGGAGGAGCTTAGAAGAACTGGGCAGATTTCAGAGGAAGAAGCAGAAAATCACCCTCGGAAAAACGTCATTTTGCGTGCACTAGGCACAGAACCTTCAATTAAAATGGATGTTTTGATTCTTCCATTAGAAGGGTCTTGGGACCTGCTTCTATGTTCTGATGGTTTATCAGACAAACTCTCTTTAACGGATATGCAATCAATACTTTCCTCAAACGATTCGGTTGAAACTGTATCAAAATCATTTATACAGCAAGCGAACGAGCGTGGAGGCGAAGACAATATTTCTATTGCGCTTGGTTCGATTTCCCGCAGCTGCTGA
- a CDS encoding PASTA domain-containing protein: MAEDAYTLLDPDRYNESPYKYEHEDNDEVTKAIPIVGKLPNSDDLEKTIAAEPTKPVKTVPENQTDQAKPIAKPKKQKKRKKWLFILIFAAIFTLVVVATAFAIYPNLFRVAEVTIPDVIEEPADEARQKLEDLNLTVDIQEVDDDSVDAGLVASQNPRAGSKVKEGSTVRLQVSGEEEEITLEDYTGLPIEQAERLLEQLNVNVERVTRENNEETEGTVLSQTPTSGSSIVPSTTTVFLTYAIESQIRLMNLEGETEDAARAYFNDVGLRGRFSFEFNDTIAEGKVISQDPEPFEMLDQGSNVEVVVSRGPEEDASGTDPGDEPDDETPVEDEPSRIIEVSQPVEVSEQEQEAWRGF; encoded by the coding sequence ATGGCAGAGGATGCGTATACTCTTCTAGATCCAGATCGGTATAATGAATCTCCTTACAAATATGAACATGAGGACAATGATGAAGTAACAAAAGCGATTCCGATTGTTGGTAAGCTACCTAATTCTGATGATCTTGAAAAAACAATCGCTGCAGAGCCAACTAAACCCGTTAAGACTGTTCCTGAGAACCAAACAGATCAAGCCAAACCAATAGCTAAGCCGAAAAAACAAAAAAAGCGAAAAAAGTGGCTGTTTATTCTTATTTTTGCAGCGATTTTTACTCTAGTTGTTGTAGCAACGGCTTTTGCCATTTATCCAAATTTGTTTAGGGTGGCTGAAGTGACTATACCAGACGTCATTGAAGAGCCGGCAGATGAAGCCCGACAAAAACTTGAGGACCTAAATTTAACGGTAGATATTCAGGAAGTAGATGATGACTCCGTTGATGCGGGACTTGTTGCCTCACAAAACCCCCGAGCTGGTTCAAAAGTAAAAGAAGGTTCTACAGTGCGGCTTCAGGTTAGTGGTGAAGAGGAAGAGATTACGCTAGAGGATTATACTGGTTTACCAATTGAACAAGCGGAACGTTTACTTGAGCAGCTAAATGTGAATGTTGAACGAGTCACACGTGAAAATAATGAAGAAACAGAAGGTACGGTGTTAAGTCAAACGCCGACTAGTGGTTCTAGTATTGTTCCCTCTACAACCACCGTTTTCCTTACGTATGCGATTGAGTCTCAAATTCGTTTAATGAATTTAGAAGGAGAGACTGAGGATGCCGCACGAGCTTATTTTAATGATGTTGGGTTGAGAGGACGCTTCTCGTTTGAATTTAACGATACAATCGCAGAAGGGAAAGTAATTAGTCAAGATCCCGAGCCTTTTGAAATGCTTGATCAAGGCAGTAATGTTGAAGTGGTTGTTTCAAGAGGTCCTGAGGAAGATGCGTCGGGAACTGATCCTGGCGATGAGCCAGATGATGAAACACCAGTTGAAGATGAGCCCAGTCGAATCATCGAAGTTAGTCAACCTGTAGAAGTATCAGAGCAAGAACAGGAAGCTTGGAGAGGTTTTTGA
- the pknB gene encoding Stk1 family PASTA domain-containing Ser/Thr kinase: MIGQRISDRYVIIESIGGGGMANVYLALDVILDRHVAVKVLQPQFSDDEQFIKRFRREAQSATSLAHPNIVNIFDVGEEDNLYYIVMEYVKGQTLKELIQQEGPLQVDVALDYLKQILAAMAHAHANQIVHRDIKPHNILISENGDAKVADFGIARAMSAATITHTNSVMGSVHYLSPEQARGGHITYRSDIYSLGIVLYEMLTGVLPFSGDTAVSIAIKHLQNDMPSIRQINEAIPQSVENMIQKATMKDPSSTLSNGRRNGRGCVYSSRSRSV, from the coding sequence ATGATTGGACAACGAATTAGTGACCGTTATGTAATTATAGAAAGCATTGGCGGCGGAGGGATGGCGAATGTCTATTTAGCGCTAGATGTCATTCTAGATCGACATGTTGCGGTAAAGGTTCTACAGCCACAGTTTTCAGATGATGAACAGTTTATCAAACGATTTCGTCGGGAAGCACAATCTGCCACCAGTTTAGCGCACCCAAATATCGTCAATATCTTTGATGTTGGTGAAGAAGATAATCTTTACTATATTGTCATGGAGTATGTGAAGGGTCAGACTTTAAAAGAACTGATTCAGCAGGAAGGACCATTGCAAGTTGATGTTGCTCTGGACTATTTAAAACAAATTCTTGCAGCGATGGCACATGCCCATGCAAATCAAATCGTTCATCGAGACATCAAACCTCATAATATACTCATTAGTGAAAATGGAGATGCAAAGGTTGCTGATTTTGGTATAGCAAGAGCGATGTCAGCAGCAACGATTACACATACCAATTCCGTAATGGGTTCTGTTCATTATTTGTCACCAGAGCAGGCTCGTGGAGGGCACATTACCTATCGTTCTGATATCTATTCTTTAGGTATTGTTCTTTATGAAATGTTAACAGGAGTGTTACCTTTTTCAGGCGACACAGCCGTTTCAATTGCAATCAAGCATCTGCAGAATGATATGCCTTCAATCAGACAGATTAATGAAGCCATTCCACAGAGTGTGGAGAATATGATCCAAAAGGCTACTATGAAGGATCCAAGCAGCACGTTATCAAACGGCAGAAGAAATGGCAGAGGATGCGTATACTCTTCTAGATCCAGATCGGTATAA